One stretch of Niallia sp. XMNu-256 DNA includes these proteins:
- a CDS encoding metalloregulator ArsR/SmtB family transcription factor produces MEYANKSTKDKILQLLKKKVSLSVNELSDYLTITHMAVRKHLSSLERDGFISSKEMKQPIGRPLQVYFLTEIGEKLFPKNYEGITIEFLHDLKELYGEEAVIGLFETRENRLTNEYSQKIKSESIPDKVKELVDIQNEKGYMADMIQVDQNTYKVIEHNCPILSVANQFKIACQCETQLLRNVLKTDNIERTTCKTDGDHHCTFLISFP; encoded by the coding sequence ATGGAATACGCCAATAAATCAACAAAGGATAAAATTCTTCAATTATTGAAAAAAAAGGTGTCTCTATCTGTAAACGAGCTTAGCGATTACTTGACCATCACCCATATGGCCGTCCGTAAACATCTAAGTTCTCTGGAAAGGGATGGGTTCATCTCCTCGAAAGAAATGAAACAGCCAATAGGAAGACCTTTGCAAGTCTATTTTCTAACAGAAATAGGTGAAAAACTATTTCCCAAAAACTATGAAGGCATTACGATCGAATTTCTACATGATTTAAAAGAGCTATATGGGGAAGAAGCTGTTATTGGATTGTTCGAAACAAGAGAAAACCGCTTAACGAATGAGTATTCACAAAAAATTAAATCCGAATCGATCCCTGATAAAGTAAAAGAACTCGTAGATATTCAAAATGAAAAAGGCTATATGGCAGACATGATCCAAGTTGATCAGAATACATATAAGGTCATTGAACATAATTGTCCAATTCTCTCTGTTGCCAATCAGTTTAAAATCGCTTGTCAATGTGAAACCCAATTATTAAGAAATGTGTTAAAAACGGATAATATAGAACGAACCACTTGTAAAACAGATGGAGATCACCATTGTACATTTTTGATCTCTTTTCCTTAA
- a CDS encoding IDEAL domain-containing protein has translation MKKYYLNAPQNPMVTDHSTLAEMVLDKALRDFQKERLLKEIDYSLETKNKEVFIRLTEELQKYLE, from the coding sequence ATGAAAAAGTATTATCTGAATGCCCCTCAAAATCCTATGGTAACTGATCATTCGACACTTGCCGAAATGGTGCTAGACAAGGCGCTGAGAGATTTTCAGAAAGAGCGCTTATTAAAGGAAATCGACTATTCATTAGAAACCAAAAATAAAGAAGTATTTATACGATTAACGGAAGAATTACAGAAATATCTTGAATAA
- a CDS encoding ABC transporter permease: MKKRYLFIALIILSIISLFIGSTDISPLDLFTMTREQSMIFWSSRIPRLVSIITAGVAMSISGLIMQQLSHNKFVSPTTAGTEDSARFGILITMMFLPAANPIIKMGLSFTFALLGTFIFMKILDKIKFKDAVFIPLVGLMFGNIINSITTFFAYKNDLIQNMTSWLQGNFSLIVKGQYELIYISIPLVILCYLFANKFTVAGMGEEFAINLGLNYRTIVNIGLGLVAMMTSVVILTAGMIPFLGLIIPNIVSIYAGDHLQKNLSHTALLGAVFILACDIFGRLIIYPYEIPIGLTVGVIGSAIFIYLLFRRRAYA; encoded by the coding sequence ATGAAGAAAAGATACCTATTTATCGCACTCATTATATTATCTATTATATCGCTGTTTATTGGGTCAACAGATATTTCACCGCTCGATCTGTTTACGATGACTAGAGAGCAATCGATGATTTTCTGGAGTAGTAGAATACCACGCCTTGTCAGCATTATTACTGCAGGGGTGGCCATGAGTATAAGTGGACTCATCATGCAGCAGTTAAGTCACAATAAGTTTGTCTCTCCAACAACTGCAGGTACTGAAGACTCAGCTCGATTTGGAATTCTAATCACGATGATGTTTTTACCAGCAGCAAATCCAATAATAAAAATGGGATTATCGTTCACCTTTGCTTTACTAGGTACTTTTATCTTTATGAAGATTTTAGACAAGATTAAATTCAAGGATGCGGTATTTATACCTCTTGTAGGATTAATGTTTGGAAATATAATTAACTCCATTACTACTTTCTTTGCTTATAAAAATGATTTAATTCAAAATATGACATCTTGGCTACAAGGTAATTTCTCACTGATTGTGAAGGGTCAATATGAACTTATTTATATCAGTATCCCACTTGTTATCCTTTGTTATCTATTTGCAAATAAGTTTACAGTGGCTGGCATGGGAGAAGAATTTGCGATTAATCTAGGGCTTAATTATCGGACAATTGTCAACATCGGATTAGGACTTGTTGCAATGATGACTTCTGTTGTAATTTTAACCGCTGGAATGATTCCATTCTTAGGATTAATTATACCAAATATCGTCTCTATCTATGCGGGCGATCATCTACAAAAGAATTTGTCTCATACAGCTTTACTTGGAGCCGTTTTCATTTTGGCCTGTGATATATTTGGTCGACTAATCATTTACCCATATGAGATACCCATCGGTTTAACAGTCGGCGTTATCGGTAGTGCCATTTTCATTTATTTATTGTTTAGGAGAAGAGCTTATGCGTAA
- a CDS encoding iron chelate uptake ABC transporter family permease subunit → MRNWTKIGILTIVAIALIAIFLFTDVRGSWDYVLGKRTEKIFAMVLTGAAIAFSTIVFQTITNNKILTPSIIGLDQLYMLIQTILVFAYGATLTTMSKGINFFISIGLMIAFVGVLYKIIFKREGNNIYFLLLVGIIFGTLFQSLSTFMQVLIDPNEFMMIQDKMFASFNNINADLLYISTIVILVVSLYFLRYFKYLDVLALGKEHAINLGVEYDKIVKRLLVVVAILISVSTALVGPITFLGLLVVNVTYQLFKTFRHSVLIIGSILISIISLVGGQFIVERIFTFSTTLSVIVNFIGGVYFIYLLLKQRKA, encoded by the coding sequence ATGCGTAATTGGACAAAAATAGGAATACTAACCATTGTAGCTATTGCTCTTATCGCCATTTTTCTGTTTACAGATGTTAGAGGATCTTGGGATTATGTTTTGGGAAAAAGAACGGAGAAAATATTCGCAATGGTGTTGACGGGTGCAGCAATTGCCTTTTCAACAATTGTTTTTCAAACCATTACGAATAATAAAATTTTAACACCAAGTATTATCGGGCTTGATCAATTGTATATGTTGATCCAAACTATTTTAGTCTTTGCTTATGGAGCGACACTTACAACCATGAGTAAAGGAATTAACTTCTTTATTTCAATAGGACTTATGATTGCATTTGTAGGAGTTCTCTATAAGATTATTTTTAAAAGAGAAGGAAATAATATTTACTTTCTCTTACTCGTAGGAATTATATTTGGAACCCTGTTTCAAAGTCTCTCAACATTTATGCAAGTATTGATCGATCCAAACGAATTCATGATGATCCAAGATAAGATGTTTGCCAGCTTTAACAATATTAACGCTGATTTACTATATATATCTACGATTGTTATTCTGGTGGTATCCTTGTATTTTCTACGATATTTCAAATATTTAGATGTATTAGCACTTGGCAAAGAACATGCGATTAATTTAGGGGTTGAATATGATAAAATCGTCAAACGTTTGTTGGTCGTAGTTGCCATTTTAATTTCAGTTTCAACCGCACTTGTGGGGCCAATTACGTTTCTTGGTTTATTAGTTGTTAATGTAACGTATCAATTATTTAAAACTTTTCGTCATTCGGTTTTGATCATTGGTTCAATCTTGATAAGTATTATCTCACTGGTCGGTGGTCAGTTTATTGTTGAAAGGATATTTACTTTTTCAACAACATTAAGTGTCATTGTTAACTTTATTGGCGGTGTCTACTTTATCTATCTTTTATTAAAACAAAGGAAAGCCTAA
- a CDS encoding ABC transporter ATP-binding protein — protein sequence MLSVRNLTKRFGTKKVVDGVTMKVQKQKITSFIGPNGAGKSTVLSMISRLILADEGMVHIDDKELSSCKNIELAKKISILKQSNHINVRLTVRELVSFGRFPYSQGKLTKEDWKFVDEAINYMELEEMQDKYLDELSGGQRQRAYIAMVIAQDTEYILLDEPLNNLDMKHSVQIMKVLRRLVDELGKTVVIVIHDINFASVYSDYIVALKNGKVVKEGPTDAIMKPSVLKDIYDMDIDIQHVNNCRICVYYA from the coding sequence ATGCTAAGTGTTAGAAATCTTACAAAACGTTTTGGAACAAAAAAAGTGGTCGATGGTGTAACAATGAAAGTTCAAAAGCAAAAAATCACCTCTTTTATTGGTCCAAACGGAGCCGGAAAAAGTACAGTTTTGTCAATGATCAGCCGTTTAATTTTGGCTGACGAAGGAATGGTTCATATTGATGATAAAGAATTATCATCTTGTAAAAACATTGAATTAGCAAAGAAAATCTCCATATTAAAACAATCCAACCATATAAATGTTCGTTTAACCGTAAGAGAGCTTGTTTCCTTTGGCCGTTTTCCTTACTCGCAAGGTAAACTTACAAAAGAAGATTGGAAATTTGTAGATGAAGCCATTAACTATATGGAACTTGAAGAAATGCAAGATAAATACTTAGATGAACTGAGCGGCGGGCAGCGTCAAAGAGCTTATATTGCGATGGTTATTGCGCAAGATACTGAATATATCCTGCTTGATGAACCATTAAACAATCTTGACATGAAACATTCGGTTCAAATTATGAAAGTATTGCGTAGACTTGTTGATGAACTTGGAAAAACAGTTGTTATTGTTATTCATGATATTAATTTTGCATCAGTTTATTCAGACTATATTGTCGCATTGAAAAATGGGAAAGTAGTCAAAGAAGGACCAACAGATGCAATCATGAAACCATCTGTTTTAAAAGATATATATGATATGGATATTGATATTCAACATGTTAATAATTGCAGAATTTGCGTTTATTATGCTTAA